From the Kitasatospora viridis genome, one window contains:
- a CDS encoding alpha/beta hydrolase produces the protein MELTGKPFLYLSFVLVPLSIALLMLCWSRIRGPQAVRFAGRLGMVLFAQVTAVTLVFVLVNNANLIYGSWDDLLGTGNHVRAVPVPPPAGGAGGASGGTSAPHAKVVQQFGPVHDDAVPKDVHTTQVKGATSGVDGEVLVWTPPQYDDPAYKDVQFPVVELLAGYPGSSSTWFGTLDVSKQLAPLMKSGQIAPFILVSPRVVLLDHQDTGCADVPGKVNAETWLSRDVPQMVLDNFRADPSAARWAVAGFSAGGHCATRLAVDRPDRYRAAISFSGYNSPSQEPDSLTAKDPHLNEVDNPLYMLTHAATPPNVALYQSGSRNKSDGDDFDDALALQKAAKAPTTVTPIETTGPHLTSTWKPMVVPAFQWLTQYIPVKPA, from the coding sequence GCCGGGCGGCTCGGCATGGTGTTGTTCGCCCAGGTCACCGCGGTGACGCTGGTGTTCGTGCTGGTGAACAACGCCAACCTGATCTACGGGAGTTGGGACGACCTGCTCGGCACCGGCAACCACGTGCGGGCCGTGCCGGTGCCGCCGCCCGCGGGTGGTGCGGGGGGTGCGAGCGGTGGCACGAGTGCGCCGCACGCCAAGGTGGTCCAGCAGTTCGGGCCGGTGCACGACGACGCGGTGCCGAAGGACGTGCACACCACCCAGGTGAAGGGCGCCACCTCCGGGGTGGACGGCGAGGTGCTGGTCTGGACCCCGCCGCAGTACGACGACCCGGCCTACAAGGACGTCCAGTTCCCGGTGGTCGAGCTGCTGGCCGGCTACCCCGGCTCGTCCAGCACCTGGTTCGGCACGCTGGACGTGTCCAAGCAGTTGGCGCCGCTGATGAAGTCGGGGCAGATCGCGCCGTTCATCCTGGTCTCGCCCCGGGTGGTGCTGCTCGACCACCAGGACACCGGCTGCGCCGACGTGCCCGGCAAGGTCAACGCGGAGACCTGGCTGTCCCGGGACGTTCCGCAGATGGTGCTGGACAACTTCCGCGCCGACCCCTCCGCCGCCCGCTGGGCGGTGGCCGGCTTCTCGGCCGGCGGCCACTGCGCCACCCGGCTCGCGGTGGACCGCCCGGACCGCTACCGCGCGGCGATCAGCTTCTCGGGCTACAACTCCCCGAGCCAGGAGCCGGATTCGCTCACGGCCAAGGACCCGCACCTGAACGAGGTCGACAACCCGCTCTACATGCTGACCCACGCGGCGACGCCGCCGAACGTGGCGCTCTACCAGAGCGGCAGCCGGAACAAGAGCGACGGGGACGACTTCGACGACGCCCTGGCGCTGCAGAAGGCGGCCAAGGCCCCGACCACGGTGACCCCGATCGAGACCACGGGCCCGCACCTGACCTCGACCTGGAAGCCGATGGTGGTGCCGGCCTTCCAGTGGCTCACCCAGTACATCCCGGTCAAGCCCGCCTGA